In the Maribacter sp. MJ134 genome, one interval contains:
- a CDS encoding RagB/SusD family nutrient uptake outer membrane protein, producing the protein MKKKFIYVLAAFIGLYSCGDDFSETPAVGALSDDALANTTGVDLLLTGAYSVLDGQRNNSPGNQFGVSGDNWWTDVMSDDAHKGSNDADQEELFQMETNDIRTGNGYFRSKFAALYAGVNRANAALNVIQNIDTSTLLEADVTKLAQQEGEARFLRGHYYFELTKIYGNVSIISVENFQELAFNQPNTGPAWDQIESDFQFAIDNLPATRADQPDAGRPTAVVAKAFLGKALLYQQDFGPALTLLNEVINSGEFALAPEFLDNFTSAGENGPESVFAIQFAADDGFSFNGNIGSTLNFPGGGPFGSCCGFYQPTIDLANAFQVDADGLPFLGTTDIPVFKNDYNIQSDEAFDPDTTTPVDPRLDYTVGRRGIDYNGFGVHVGKEWIRAAPIADISGPYLPKKSVYQESEVGVSRGQGDWGQERSGINYNIMRYADVLLMAAEAAVETGDLATALNYVNQVRNRAANTSVVQAVDGSGPAANYVVGLYPSFPDAEFARQAVRYERRIELGMEGHRLFDLRRWGVTTTVLPQYYTNETRVIENFGPKVLPYQATFDLIPIPVDAIDLSQGVLTQNPGY; encoded by the coding sequence ATGAAAAAGAAATTTATTTATGTCCTTGCCGCCTTTATAGGATTATATTCCTGCGGTGATGACTTTTCAGAGACCCCAGCAGTGGGTGCACTAAGTGATGATGCCTTGGCAAACACCACCGGTGTAGATTTATTGCTTACCGGAGCTTATTCCGTATTGGATGGGCAAAGAAATAATAGCCCTGGAAATCAATTTGGCGTAAGTGGCGATAATTGGTGGACAGATGTAATGTCTGACGATGCACACAAAGGAAGTAACGATGCGGATCAAGAAGAGTTGTTTCAAATGGAGACCAACGACATCAGAACTGGAAATGGGTACTTTAGATCTAAATTTGCCGCCTTGTATGCAGGGGTGAATAGAGCAAATGCTGCGCTTAATGTAATACAGAACATCGACACGAGCACCTTGCTGGAAGCGGATGTGACCAAACTAGCACAACAAGAGGGTGAAGCCCGATTTTTAAGAGGCCATTATTATTTTGAATTGACTAAAATATATGGAAATGTTTCCATTATTTCAGTAGAAAATTTTCAAGAGTTGGCGTTTAATCAGCCCAATACTGGTCCGGCATGGGATCAAATCGAGTCAGATTTTCAATTCGCAATTGATAATTTACCTGCTACAAGGGCAGATCAGCCAGATGCAGGAAGACCAACAGCCGTAGTTGCTAAAGCTTTCTTGGGAAAGGCTTTGTTATACCAACAGGATTTTGGTCCTGCACTGACACTTCTTAACGAGGTAATCAATAGTGGTGAGTTTGCTTTAGCTCCCGAATTCTTGGATAATTTTACTTCTGCCGGCGAAAACGGTCCAGAATCTGTATTCGCTATTCAGTTCGCAGCTGATGATGGTTTTTCTTTCAATGGAAATATTGGAAGTACACTGAACTTTCCAGGTGGTGGTCCTTTCGGTTCTTGTTGTGGTTTTTATCAGCCGACTATTGATTTGGCCAACGCCTTTCAAGTTGATGCTGATGGTTTACCATTCTTGGGCACAACGGACATACCTGTTTTCAAAAATGACTATAACATTCAGTCAGACGAAGCTTTTGACCCTGATACCACGACTCCTGTAGACCCAAGATTGGACTATACGGTAGGAAGACGGGGGATAGACTATAATGGTTTTGGCGTACATGTCGGAAAAGAATGGATACGCGCAGCTCCTATAGCTGACATCTCCGGTCCTTACCTTCCAAAAAAGAGCGTGTATCAAGAAAGCGAAGTAGGTGTAAGCCGCGGTCAAGGAGACTGGGGACAAGAACGTTCTGGAATCAACTATAACATCATGCGCTATGCCGATGTACTTCTAATGGCAGCAGAAGCTGCGGTTGAGACCGGTGATTTAGCTACGGCTTTAAATTATGTCAACCAAGTTAGAAATAGAGCCGCTAATACCTCCGTGGTACAAGCTGTAGACGGAAGTGGTCCTGCTGCCAACTATGTGGTAGGTCTTTATCCTTCTTTTCCAGATGCGGAGTTTGCAAGACAGGCAGTGCGATACGAGCGCAGAATAGAATTGGGTATGGAAGGCCATAGACTTTTTGATTTAAGAAGGTGGGGCGTTACCACTACCGTATTGCCGCAGTATTACACCAATGAAACCAGAGTTATCGAAAACTTTGGTCCAAAGGTATTACCGTACCAAGCCACATTTGATTTAATTCCAATTCCGGTAGATGCTATTGATTTAAGTCAAGGCGTACTTACCCAGAACCCGGGGTATTAA
- a CDS encoding VCBS repeat-containing protein, producing MRKIHLGFLFLFILVILSCNQEEKKLFTRISSNDTNIQFNNNIIETDSFNILNSEYIFNGGGVGIGDFNNDGKPDIFFSGNQVANQLYLNEGDFSFKNISKKANIQAEASWNTGIAVTDINLDGFLDIYVCSAMLPSDEERKNLLFVNQGLDKDGVPIFKEMAETYGIAGSANSMGATFFDYDKDGLLDLYVLNNVDIHLLPANYRKKITDGTADSNDRLYRNNGDGTFTDVSKEAGILIEGYGLGLAIADINYDGWPDIYVSNDYLSNDLLYINNKNGTFSNKISTKIKHQSKFSMGNDISDFNNDGYVDIITLDMLGETNQRTKTTIPNTKYANYIFNDKFGYEYQYTRNMLQKGNGPDVPFSEIGLMAGIARTDWSWSPLFADMDNDGYRDLLITNGFPRDITDLDFGDFKFNVSRYLNESQILDSIPQIKIPNYAYQNTGKPKFKDVSEDWGLDIPSFSNGAAVVDLDNDGDLDYIVNNINDKAFVFRNNSNEVKENKNNFLRISLYGPEKNPSGIGTKIVVWFNDGTFMYQEHYLGRGYMSTIEGGIHLGLGNKKEPTVIEVVWPDGKYQKLNDLEKNSFIKIDYASSGSISPELLKFPLVPKKVEPYFTEVSNTVGVDFLHQEEDIVDYSVQRILPHKLTQNGPTIVNGDLNNDGMEDFIVGSSAGYSPSIFFQNKNGEFNEKPLFREENLLKYEQEGMALFDLENDGDLDLYLVSGSNEFMVKDNDFYTDILLINDGKGSFKVAPNLHPRIKGSGSVVKAMDFDKDGYTDLFVGGRTPFAKYPLPEKSYLLKNNNGKLTDVTETVAPEFKELGMITDAVWKDVTEDGLEDLIVIGEFMPITIFQNEKTGLKKLENTGLEELSGWWEVIEGADFDNDGDIDFVVGNMGSNNQYQPSKERPVHLIAKDFDNNGNIDPILFAHNRRDFNDNIYESFPVHFWGDLYGQSTLFRSRFNSYKNYSKANLQTLLSKEELDGALTLTGNYDKSIYIENLGEGNFSYQSLPWQAQVGPVNDIAISDYDSDGYLDMLLVGNDYGNETFVGRYDAHNGLFLRGDNKGGFEAIESKDSGFLVPGDAKNIALVKSARGGKPYIIATQNRNKLLVFQKK from the coding sequence ATGCGAAAAATACATCTAGGTTTTCTATTCTTATTCATACTGGTAATTCTTTCCTGCAACCAAGAGGAAAAGAAATTATTTACAAGGATTTCCTCAAATGACACCAATATTCAATTTAACAACAACATCATAGAAACGGACAGTTTCAATATCCTCAATAGCGAGTATATTTTTAATGGGGGCGGTGTAGGAATTGGCGATTTCAATAATGACGGTAAGCCAGATATATTTTTTAGTGGCAACCAGGTAGCAAATCAACTTTATTTAAACGAAGGAGACTTCTCCTTTAAAAATATATCGAAAAAAGCAAATATCCAGGCAGAAGCTAGCTGGAATACAGGTATCGCCGTTACAGATATTAATTTGGACGGCTTTTTGGATATATATGTGTGCTCTGCCATGCTTCCTTCCGACGAAGAGCGTAAAAACCTACTTTTCGTCAACCAAGGTTTGGATAAGGATGGCGTACCCATTTTCAAGGAAATGGCCGAGACATATGGAATTGCTGGTAGCGCAAATAGTATGGGAGCAACTTTTTTCGATTATGATAAAGACGGGCTTTTAGACCTCTACGTCCTTAATAACGTTGATATACATTTGCTTCCGGCCAACTACCGTAAAAAAATAACCGACGGTACGGCAGATAGCAATGATCGGCTGTATAGAAATAATGGGGATGGTACTTTTACGGATGTAAGTAAAGAGGCTGGTATTCTGATAGAGGGTTATGGACTTGGCTTGGCAATAGCCGATATAAACTATGATGGCTGGCCAGACATTTATGTAAGTAACGATTACTTGAGTAATGACCTACTCTACATCAACAATAAAAACGGAACGTTCTCCAATAAAATCAGTACTAAAATAAAGCACCAAAGCAAGTTCTCTATGGGGAACGACATCTCTGATTTTAATAACGATGGTTATGTAGATATTATCACCTTGGATATGCTAGGAGAAACAAACCAAAGAACAAAAACTACGATTCCCAATACCAAATACGCCAACTATATATTTAATGACAAATTTGGCTACGAATACCAATACACTCGTAATATGTTACAGAAGGGAAATGGTCCTGATGTTCCTTTCAGTGAAATAGGTCTCATGGCCGGGATTGCAAGAACAGATTGGAGCTGGTCTCCCCTATTTGCCGACATGGACAATGATGGCTACAGAGATCTTTTGATAACCAACGGATTTCCTCGAGATATTACGGATTTAGATTTTGGGGATTTTAAGTTTAATGTAAGTCGATACTTAAATGAAAGTCAAATCCTAGATTCCATACCACAGATAAAAATACCTAACTATGCTTACCAGAACACTGGCAAGCCTAAATTTAAAGATGTTAGTGAAGATTGGGGACTAGACATCCCATCATTTTCTAACGGAGCGGCCGTAGTAGACTTGGATAATGATGGTGATTTGGACTACATCGTCAATAATATAAATGATAAGGCATTTGTTTTCAGGAACAACAGCAATGAAGTCAAGGAGAATAAAAATAACTTTTTAAGAATCTCTTTATATGGTCCAGAAAAAAATCCTTCGGGAATTGGAACGAAAATAGTGGTTTGGTTTAATGACGGCACATTCATGTATCAAGAGCATTATTTAGGTAGAGGTTATATGTCCACCATTGAAGGTGGTATTCATTTAGGACTTGGCAACAAAAAGGAACCGACAGTTATAGAAGTAGTATGGCCCGATGGAAAATATCAAAAATTAAATGACCTAGAAAAGAATTCATTTATTAAAATAGATTACGCCTCATCTGGTTCTATTTCGCCAGAACTATTAAAATTTCCGTTAGTTCCTAAAAAAGTAGAGCCCTACTTTACTGAGGTTTCGAATACGGTCGGAGTTGACTTTTTACACCAAGAAGAAGATATCGTAGATTATAGCGTTCAACGCATACTGCCACATAAACTTACCCAAAACGGTCCAACGATTGTCAACGGAGACTTGAACAACGATGGCATGGAAGATTTCATTGTTGGTAGTTCCGCTGGGTATTCGCCAAGCATATTCTTTCAAAATAAAAATGGGGAATTTAATGAGAAACCCCTATTTAGAGAGGAAAACCTTTTAAAGTATGAGCAGGAAGGAATGGCGCTGTTTGATCTAGAAAACGATGGTGACCTCGATTTATATTTAGTTTCGGGAAGCAACGAATTTATGGTCAAGGATAATGACTTTTATACGGATATCCTGCTGATAAACGATGGTAAAGGAAGTTTTAAAGTGGCACCTAATTTGCACCCTAGAATAAAAGGGAGTGGTTCGGTTGTTAAAGCCATGGACTTTGACAAAGATGGTTACACGGATCTTTTCGTTGGAGGTCGTACACCCTTTGCGAAATACCCCTTGCCAGAAAAAAGCTATCTACTTAAAAACAATAATGGAAAACTGACAGACGTAACCGAAACAGTGGCCCCTGAGTTTAAAGAACTAGGTATGATTACCGATGCAGTTTGGAAAGATGTTACCGAAGATGGGTTAGAGGATTTAATCGTAATAGGTGAATTTATGCCAATTACCATATTCCAAAACGAGAAAACCGGCCTTAAAAAGCTAGAGAATACTGGCTTAGAAGAATTATCGGGTTGGTGGGAAGTTATTGAGGGTGCAGATTTTGATAACGACGGCGACATAGATTTTGTTGTTGGTAACATGGGATCCAATAATCAATACCAACCGTCAAAAGAACGACCTGTTCATCTCATTGCTAAAGATTTTGATAACAATGGCAATATAGACCCCATACTATTTGCTCATAATCGTAGAGATTTTAATGACAATATCTATGAATCTTTTCCTGTACATTTTTGGGGCGACCTTTACGGACAAAGCACGCTTTTCCGTTCAAGATTCAATTCTTACAAAAATTATTCAAAAGCCAATCTGCAAACTTTACTTTCGAAGGAGGAACTAGATGGAGCACTTACGCTAACGGGCAATTACGATAAGAGCATCTATATAGAAAATTTAGGCGAGGGCAATTTCTCCTACCAAAGCTTACCTTGGCAAGCACAAGTGGGTCCCGTAAACGACATAGCAATTTCAGATTATGATTCCGATGGGTATTTGGATATGTTGTTGGTTGGAAACGACTATGGCAATGAAACCTTTGTAGGGCGATACGATGCCCATAACGGACTATTTTTAAGGGGTGATAATAAAGGAGGTTTTGAGGCAATAGAAAGCAAGGATAGTGGTTTTCTAGTTCCGGGAGACGCCAAGAACATTGCTTTAGTCAAGAGTGCAAGGGGGGGCAAACCGTATATCATAGCCACTCAGAATAGAAATAAGCTCCTCGTTTTTCAGAAAAAATAG